A portion of the Archocentrus centrarchus isolate MPI-CPG fArcCen1 chromosome 19, fArcCen1, whole genome shotgun sequence genome contains these proteins:
- the mbtd1 gene encoding MBT domain-containing protein 1 isoform X6 → MEDTRDLAERAPRSDRKRRDSFGMFDGYDSCSEESTSSSSSEDSEDEVVPSIPASLPIIKNNGQVYTYPDGKAGMATCEMCGMVGVRDAFYSKTKRFCSVSCSRSYSSNSKKASILARLQGKPPTKKAKVLQKQPLMAKLAAYAQYQASQQNQAKSKAVVPAESFDWGQYICSNNTVGAPVSCFKHAPMGTCWGGIEVGVRIEVPNSDTNFSTKVYWIAEIIKLAGFKALLRYEGFDSDTSKDFWCNLCIPEVHPVGWCASSGKPLVPPKSIQHKYSNWKMFLVKRLTGAKTLPPNFNDLVQENMQFPFKKLMRVEVVDKNYLSRTRVALVEQVIGGRLRLVYEESQDGSDDFWCHMYSPLIHNIGWSRSIGHRFKRSDITKKLDGQVDAPAQLFQKVKDVDQSGDWFKDGMKLEAIDPLNLSAICVATVRKVLADGYLMIGIDGSEAVDGSDWFCYHGTSPSIFPAGFCEINNIELTPPRGYTKLPFKWFDYLRDTGAIAAPVRLFNKEVPNHGFRLGMKLEAVDLMEPRLVCVATVTRIVHRLLRIHFDGWEDEYDQWVDCESPDLYPVGWCQLTGYQLQPPASQSNREMPQSVPKQKKKAQQYKGQKKSCWVKSENAYLCSIFHFCTHGMEENPK, encoded by the exons ATGGAAGACACAAGGGATTTG GCTGAGCGTGCCCCACGTTCAGATCGTAAGCGGAGAGACTCATTCGGGATGTTTGATGGCTATGATAGCTGCAGCGAGGAGTCTACCAGCAGTTCTAGCTCAGAGGACAGTGAGGACGAAGTGGTGCCCTCCATCCCTGCCAGTCTGCCCATCATCAAGAACAATGGGCAAGTCTACACCTACCCTGATGGAAAGGCTGGAATGG CCACATGTGAGATGTGTGGGATGGTCGGTGTACGAGATGCTTTTTATTCGAAAACAAAGCGTTTCTGCAGTGTGTCCTGTTCAAGGAGTTATTCCTCAAATTCTAAAAAAGCTAGCATCTTGGCAAGACTCCAG GGCAAACCACCAACAAAAAAGGCCAAAGTCTTACAAAAACAGCCTCTCATGGCGAAGTTGGCAGCTTATGCCCAGTACCAAGCAAGTCAGCAGAACCAGGCCAAATCGAAAGCAG TGGTTCCTGCAGAGAGCTTTGACTGGGGGCAGTATATCTGTAGCAATAACACAGTTGGGGCTCCTGTCAGCTGTTTCAAACAT GCCCCTATGGGGACATGCTGGGGAGGCATCGAAGTAGGTGTGAGGATTGAAGTGCCCAACTCTGATACCAACTTCTCCACTAAAGTGTACTGGATAGCAGAAATCATAAAGCTAGCAG GGTTCAAGGCTCTCCTTCGTTACGAGGGCTTCGACAGTGACACGAGTAAAGACTTCTGGTGTAATCTCTGTATCCCTGAAGTACACCCTGTGGGATGGTGTGCTTCGAGTGGCAAACCCCTCGTACCTCCAAAAA GCATACAACATAAGTACTCTAACTGGAAAATGTTTCTTGTGAAGCGCCTCACTGGAGCTAAAACACTGCCACCTAACTTTAATGATTTG GTGCAGGAGAACATGCAATTCCCCTTTAAGAAGCTAATGCGGGTCGAGGTGGTGGATAAGAATTATCTTAGCCGGACACGAGTGGCACTGGTAGAGCAAGTGATTGGAGGTCGCCTCAGGCTGGTCTATGAGGAGAGCCAGGATGGATCTGATGATTTCTGGTGCCACATGTATAGCCCCCTCATCCATAATATAGGCTGGTCACGAAGCATTGGGCACCGCTTCAAACGATCTG ATATTACAAAGAAATTAGATGGTCAAGTCGATGCTCCTGCGCAGCTCTTCCAGAAG GTAAAAGATGTGGACCAGAGTGGGGACTGGTTCAAAGATGGGATGAAATTAGAAGCCATTGACCCCCTCAATCTCTCAGCTATATGTGTAGCTACTGTAAGAAAG GTTTTGGCAGATGGATATCTCATGATTGGGATTGACGGCTCAGAGGCAGTAGATGGATCAGACTGGTTCTGCTACCATGGCACCTCCCCTTCCATCTTCCCTGCCggcttctgtgaaatcaacaaCATTGAACTCACACCCCCTAGAG GGTACACTAAACTGCCATTTAAATGGTTTGACTACCTCAGAGACACGGGTGCAATAGCTGCTCCTGTCAGACTCTTTAACAAG GAGGTTCCCAATCATGGGTTTCGGCTAGGCATGAAGCTGGAGGCTGTGGATCTTATGGAGCCGAGGCTAGTGTGTGTTGCCACGGTGACGAGGATTGTGCACCGCCTACTGAGGATTCACTTTGATGGTTGGGAAGACGAGTATGACCAGTGGGTAGACTGCGAGTCGCCTGACCTCTACCCAGTGGGCTGGTGTCAGCTGACAGGCTACCAGCTCCAACCTCCTGCCTCACAGA GTAACAGAGAAATGCCCCAGTCTGTTcccaagcagaagaaaaaggcCCAGCAGTACAAAGGCCAAAAGAAAA GTTGTTGGGTTAAATCTGAAAATGCATATTTATGTAGCATATTCCATTTCTGTACACATGGCATggaagaaaatccaaaataa
- the mbtd1 gene encoding MBT domain-containing protein 1 isoform X2, translating into MRPIAFTAERAPRSDRKRRDSFGMFDGYDSCSEESTSSSSSEDSEDEVVPSIPASLPIIKNNGQVYTYPDGKAGMATCEMCGMVGVRDAFYSKTKRFCSVSCSRSYSSNSKKASILARLQGKPPTKKAKVLQKQPLMAKLAAYAQYQASQQNQAKSKAVVPAESFDWGQYICSNNTVGAPVSCFKHAPMGTCWGGIEVGVRIEVPNSDTNFSTKVYWIAEIIKLAGFKALLRYEGFDSDTSKDFWCNLCIPEVHPVGWCASSGKPLVPPKSIQHKYSNWKMFLVKRLTGAKTLPPNFNDLVQENMQFPFKKLMRVEVVDKNYLSRTRVALVEQVIGGRLRLVYEESQDGSDDFWCHMYSPLIHNIGWSRSIGHRFKRSDITKKLDGQVDAPAQLFQKVKDVDQSGDWFKDGMKLEAIDPLNLSAICVATVRKVLADGYLMIGIDGSEAVDGSDWFCYHGTSPSIFPAGFCEINNIELTPPRGYTKLPFKWFDYLRDTGAIAAPVRLFNKEVPNHGFRLGMKLEAVDLMEPRLVCVATVTRIVHRLLRIHFDGWEDEYDQWVDCESPDLYPVGWCQLTGYQLQPPASQSNREMPQSVPKQKKKAQQYKGQKKKRKIPVGRRPFSQAGRRRSSFSGDEEQSPPPYPAQGPARPRPRTHLHPTHKSESLLRMKEETAEVDEFTFSQGTSDQESNGSGSYYIKQEP; encoded by the exons ATGAGGCCCATTGCATTTACT GCTGAGCGTGCCCCACGTTCAGATCGTAAGCGGAGAGACTCATTCGGGATGTTTGATGGCTATGATAGCTGCAGCGAGGAGTCTACCAGCAGTTCTAGCTCAGAGGACAGTGAGGACGAAGTGGTGCCCTCCATCCCTGCCAGTCTGCCCATCATCAAGAACAATGGGCAAGTCTACACCTACCCTGATGGAAAGGCTGGAATGG CCACATGTGAGATGTGTGGGATGGTCGGTGTACGAGATGCTTTTTATTCGAAAACAAAGCGTTTCTGCAGTGTGTCCTGTTCAAGGAGTTATTCCTCAAATTCTAAAAAAGCTAGCATCTTGGCAAGACTCCAG GGCAAACCACCAACAAAAAAGGCCAAAGTCTTACAAAAACAGCCTCTCATGGCGAAGTTGGCAGCTTATGCCCAGTACCAAGCAAGTCAGCAGAACCAGGCCAAATCGAAAGCAG TGGTTCCTGCAGAGAGCTTTGACTGGGGGCAGTATATCTGTAGCAATAACACAGTTGGGGCTCCTGTCAGCTGTTTCAAACAT GCCCCTATGGGGACATGCTGGGGAGGCATCGAAGTAGGTGTGAGGATTGAAGTGCCCAACTCTGATACCAACTTCTCCACTAAAGTGTACTGGATAGCAGAAATCATAAAGCTAGCAG GGTTCAAGGCTCTCCTTCGTTACGAGGGCTTCGACAGTGACACGAGTAAAGACTTCTGGTGTAATCTCTGTATCCCTGAAGTACACCCTGTGGGATGGTGTGCTTCGAGTGGCAAACCCCTCGTACCTCCAAAAA GCATACAACATAAGTACTCTAACTGGAAAATGTTTCTTGTGAAGCGCCTCACTGGAGCTAAAACACTGCCACCTAACTTTAATGATTTG GTGCAGGAGAACATGCAATTCCCCTTTAAGAAGCTAATGCGGGTCGAGGTGGTGGATAAGAATTATCTTAGCCGGACACGAGTGGCACTGGTAGAGCAAGTGATTGGAGGTCGCCTCAGGCTGGTCTATGAGGAGAGCCAGGATGGATCTGATGATTTCTGGTGCCACATGTATAGCCCCCTCATCCATAATATAGGCTGGTCACGAAGCATTGGGCACCGCTTCAAACGATCTG ATATTACAAAGAAATTAGATGGTCAAGTCGATGCTCCTGCGCAGCTCTTCCAGAAG GTAAAAGATGTGGACCAGAGTGGGGACTGGTTCAAAGATGGGATGAAATTAGAAGCCATTGACCCCCTCAATCTCTCAGCTATATGTGTAGCTACTGTAAGAAAG GTTTTGGCAGATGGATATCTCATGATTGGGATTGACGGCTCAGAGGCAGTAGATGGATCAGACTGGTTCTGCTACCATGGCACCTCCCCTTCCATCTTCCCTGCCggcttctgtgaaatcaacaaCATTGAACTCACACCCCCTAGAG GGTACACTAAACTGCCATTTAAATGGTTTGACTACCTCAGAGACACGGGTGCAATAGCTGCTCCTGTCAGACTCTTTAACAAG GAGGTTCCCAATCATGGGTTTCGGCTAGGCATGAAGCTGGAGGCTGTGGATCTTATGGAGCCGAGGCTAGTGTGTGTTGCCACGGTGACGAGGATTGTGCACCGCCTACTGAGGATTCACTTTGATGGTTGGGAAGACGAGTATGACCAGTGGGTAGACTGCGAGTCGCCTGACCTCTACCCAGTGGGCTGGTGTCAGCTGACAGGCTACCAGCTCCAACCTCCTGCCTCACAGA GTAACAGAGAAATGCCCCAGTCTGTTcccaagcagaagaaaaaggcCCAGCAGTACAAAGGCCAAAAGAAAA AGAGGAAGATTCCTGTTGGTCGACGGCCCTTCAGTCaggcaggcaggaggaggagcagcttcTCAGGGGATGAAGAACAGAGTCCACCCCCTTACCCTGCCCAGGGGCCAGCTCGGCCCCGACCCCGCACCCACCTTCACCCAACCCACAAATCAG AATCTCTCCTGCGAATGAAAGAGGAGACCGCCGAAGTGGACGAGTTCACCTTCTCACAGGGCACTTCAGATCAAGAGAGCAACGGCTCGGGCAGCTACTACATCAAACAAGAACCCTGA